The Diceros bicornis minor isolate mBicDic1 chromosome 23, mDicBic1.mat.cur, whole genome shotgun sequence genomic interval GATCCTTCAGCTCTGTGATTCCTTCCTGGATCAGTGCCTGTTGCAAAGAGGAACTCTggaggtaaaaaataaaaacatatgtttatGACTAAAAGGAAATTTTATCAGATTAAAGGAACAAGGAATTAGTTAGTTGAAATTAACCCCCAATAATCCTGTATAATATAATttttgttggattttattttgttatagaaACATTCCAGATttacaataaaaatggaaaattgaaAAAACATTAGTAATAATACCTGATAATTTCCTTAGGCACCCTGGGGTATTTATGCATTTTTCCTGAGTATTGAAAATTAGAACCCTGTATGCTTTATTGTAATCAAGGACAGAATTCTCCAAATGTAAACAGCAGCATCGTGAGTGGTCACCCGTCCCCGCCTGCAGCGGAGCAGCTCTGCTACGAGAAGGTGACCGGATCCCGTGTGAGGTCTCCCTACTCGCCCGGACCCCGGCTCCTCCTGTACACGGTCTTCGGCTTGGGCGCTGGGCTGGCCGTGTTGGGAAACCTCCTGGTGATGATTTCCATCCTCCACTTCAAGCAGCCGCACTCTCCAGCCAACTTTCTCCCGCCTCTCTGGCCGGCGCGGACTTCCTGGTGGGGGTCACCGCGATGCCCTTCAGCGTGGTCAGGTCGGTGGAGAGCTGCTGGTGCTCTGGGCGAAGCTTCTGTACTCTCCACAGCTGCTGTGATGCGGCATTTTGTTACTCTTCTCTCTTCCACTTGTGCTTCATCTCCATCGACAGGTACATCGCTGTCACCGACCCTCTGGTCTATCCCACCAGGTTCACGGGGTCTGTGTCGGGGATCTGCATCAGCCTCTCCTGGATCCTGCCCCTCGTCTACCGCGGCGCTGTGTTCTACACGGGTGCCTATGATGACGGGCTGGAGGAATTATCCGGTGCCGTCCACTGTGTAGGAGGCTGTCAGACGGTTGTAAATCAAAACGGGGTGTTGATAGATTTTCTGTCCTTCTTTATTCCTACCCTTGTTATGCTAATTCTCTATAGTAATATTTTTCTTGTGGCTAGACAACAGGctaaaaagattgaaaatacTGGTGACAAAACAGAATCATCCTCAGAGAGTTACAAATCCAGAGTggccaagagagagagaaaagcagctAAAACCCTGGCTATCACGGTGGTGGCATTTATGATTTCCTGGTTACCATACAGAATTGACGCACTAATTGATGCCTTCATGGGCTTCATAACCCCGGCCTATATTTATGAGATTTGCTGTTGGGGGGCTTATTATAACTCAGCCGTGAACCCTCTGATTTATGCCTTATCTTACCCGTGGTTTAGGAAAGCCATAAAAGTGGTTGTGAGTGGTCAGGTTTTCCAGGACAGTTCTGCAGACATGAATCTGTTCCCTGAACAGAGGTGAGCGATTGTACTGAGGAAGCTGAAGATAGCTTTACATCTTCCAAAGAGAATGAGTTTTTTAAAGTCAAGTAAGACAACTaatgaagagaaaacaaatggCCCTTTGAATTTAAAAGGATAAATCAATGTTTTTCAGTCTTGTTAGGATGTGCACTTGCCGGTCAATTCTCCAAAGACATTTGACTAATCGATGTTGAATTCAGGTTTGTTAGCTGCTGTGGAGCTCAGCACACCCCCCACCCTGTagacccttccttcctctcttgtcTCTTCTGCTCCATTGACTCCTCCTTTTGTAACCTGAAaagatctttgttttctttcattttctttcctcatttccttACAAGGTTTTCTACTCACTCCCAACTTGTCAAAAATTTCTCTGTGATTAGCTTTCACCGGGATGTTGCTATTTTTTGCTTTGCTCTCTTCCCAAAGGAAACTTTCTGGTAGCAGTTAAATCTGTT includes:
- the LOC131420311 gene encoding LOW QUALITY PROTEIN: trace amine-associated receptor 6-like (The sequence of the model RefSeq protein was modified relative to this genomic sequence to represent the inferred CDS: inserted 1 base in 1 codon); this translates as MLYCNQGQNSPNVNSSIVSGHPSPPAAEQLCYEKVTGSRVRSPYSPGPRLLLYTVFGLGAGLAVLGNLLVMISILHFKQPHSPANFLXASLAGADFLVGVTAMPFSVVRSVESCWCSGRSFCTLHSCCDAAFCYSSLFHLCFISIDRYIAVTDPLVYPTRFTGSVSGICISLSWILPLVYRGAVFYTGAYDDGLEELSGAVHCVGGCQTVVNQNGVLIDFLSFFIPTLVMLILYSNIFLVARQQAKKIENTGDKTESSSESYKSRVAKRERKAAKTLAITVVAFMISWLPYRIDALIDAFMGFITPAYIYEICCWGAYYNSAVNPLIYALSYPWFRKAIKVVVSGQVFQDSSADMNLFPEQR